In Setaria italica strain Yugu1 chromosome IX, Setaria_italica_v2.0, whole genome shotgun sequence, the genomic stretch ATAGGCAAATCAATCGTTTTTACCGTCATCTGAAAAATGGGGCTTAAAACAAGTGGGGCTGCCAGTAACGGTTCAATGATCGGTACCCAATACATCTTAATCGGAGACATAGCATCATTATCATTTGAAATATCAGCACTTCAGCAGCGAAAGCAACAAATATAAAGATACAACTATTTCAGCGTACCAAAATTTCAAAGCTCTGGTGCAGGAGCTCACAATACTAATAAACCAGTGGTGTGAACCTTTTCCTATGGGTCATGAACCCGTTTTCACTATGAGAAAAAACCCTATACACTCTTCCTGGTGTGCACTCTGCAAAGTCGGTGTGCCAACAATTCTGATGAGCTCTGCTTCCTCCATATGTCTACACTTCTCAACACATGAAGCCAACTGAAAAGAAGACGACAGTCTCATCACTTTCTCTTATGTGAAGTTGCCCCctttgattgttttgcagaggCTTTCTTCGCATTTGGGTGTGGAGTTACTCTCTGAATGACCCTTTTCGGTTCATCCGGCTTCATATGGGGATCAACCTCCTCATACTGTATCGGCTTAATGATAACACCAGGCTTCTTAACAATCTGAAAAATATAGGAGGTACAACAGTGAATAGAAAGCATATCTTAATCAACAGGCACTTCAAAACAAATGGCAGGAGTCAGTGTACTTGTGATTAATTTGTTATTACCAACTCGAAAGTTAGGTCCTGAGAACATGACATTAGGCAGGTTTTACAATCAAGATATGACTCAATAATCGTGTCACTATTCACCATTCCATGTCCGCCATTTTGATGTAGCTACAGAGAAAAAGGAAACCTAAACAGATGCTGGTTGGCATAAACAAACATCCTGGTTGCACATGTAAAACAGACAGTACTGTATGTACTTGAATATAATGCAAATCTGACAAGGCAAAACCAGTTGCTTTCAAAGTAGACTATTGAATCACCTATGTGATTCAGACATCCTCAAGTATATGTACTAAATTAATAGTTCTTAACAGTCCGATGAATCAGCAAGATGCACTCACCGCAGGTCGATTGAGAGCAGAAACTGATATCGCTGGGTTGAAATCAGGTCCAATAGGCATACGGATGCTCTGCTCGTAGACATCCTTCGAAGTGTAAGGGAAAGGCAAATTCCTCACTAAATACTTCTCAACCTGCAAAGTGCAAAGCAGCAAAAATTATAGCTTGTTCAAGCatttctaaaaaaactaaagaaACATCTCAGCACTAAGCATCCAGGCAGAAGGAAACAATACATCTAGATATGCTTTTCCAGAATTATAATAGAATACCAAAGGTATGAATTATAGATAAACAACATAAATATAACATATAGCGAACATGTTGCACATAACAAATCAAATAGACATTTACCTTCTTATCCACATGTTCAGAAATAATAACGTGCTTAAGCTTTGagtccttcctcctcttcaaggCTTCTTCTCTATTCCTTTTAGCAATTGCATGTTCTTTGATCATCCATGATGGAAGTCCTTTTTTCTGTTGGATGTCCGTCCACTGGCCCCAGCCAGGAACAAGAGCAGGTTTTTCAGGTTCAGGGTTCTCTTCATTTAAAACTTCCATTTTGTCCTTCTCAAACTCAGCTTCAACATCATCACCAGCAAAAGCCTGGCGTATGAGTTCAGCTTGCGATGGAAGTTCATAGTTTTCCTTTGTGTCAGACATGGTCAAGAAGCCCTCAACCATCTCTTCCTCTGAATCTGAATCAGGATTGCTACCCTGTTGCTACTCAAAAACAAAGTGGAAAACAAAATCAGTTAAACAACCAACTGGATATAGAATCAAGAACCACATATCATAGTTAAGACAAACCTTAGGATTTGGATCTACAATAGGTGGAGCCTGTAATTTGGATTTATTGGTAACGCCATTGACATTGCTATTGCCATTTCCTTTGCTACTGTTGACCTGGTGAAAACAAGAGACcataaacttaaaaaaaaagcaaggcgAGGAAAAAAATAGCTGTGAGTGCAAGCATAAGTACCTTTTTCCAGGAATCACCAGCTAACATTCCAACTTCAAATGTTGTCTTAGGACCTGGATTTTTCATGATATCATCGAAGCTCTACATAATGCAACTACAAATCAGAATACTGTAACATAAATTACATGATTTAATAACTTGAATGTATAAACATCTTACTTTGTAAAGATCATTCTGTTCATCATCCAGCAGTGCAGTCCCAAGTTGTATGTCATCTTGCTTTGTAGTTGGTTCATTGTTGCCCAAGTGTTGGGCAGGGTCAGAATCATACTCACTATCACTACTCTCAGTTTCGTGTAGTTTTTGCCTCTTATTTACATCTTCATGTGTATTTTTGGCAGGCCCAAATGTTCTTTTACCTGTCACCTTAATTGAATCTTCATTCTGTTCAGTGTTATCATCCTCCAATTTCCTCAAGGAATCATCGTAGTCTTCAAGAGCTTGTCGTGCTTCCTCATAAGCTGCTTCCTCCTGTTTTTTCATAGCACGCTCCTGTAGATAAGCACAGAAATGTGATAATTGGGGTGAGAGGGTGACAGAATCACAATGTTGCTAACAAATATATTTTTGCTAAACAAATGCACAAAGGGCACGGGAAATGAAAGTGCACCATGAAAGGCAACGAAAAAACTCCTGAATTTGGtatctctttatcttcttcaagAACTTTAAGAATCTTTTCTTTCCCTCTGTTTAAGATTTTTGCTTCTGAGTCATTCTCATCTTCGTCATCATCTGAACTTTCCTCACTGCTAGAATCATCTTTCATGGAATTCATTTTTCTAGTCAGAAGAGCATTTTGTTGGAGTTGTGCTGTAATAGCAGCTCGTGTGCCTTCATCTTGAACAGACAATCCACGCTTGAGGATTCGTTTTGCCCATTTCGATGTATTCTTGTGCTTTAATGTCATCCTTTCCTGTAAATAATCTCAACATAAATTAACGATGTTTTGGGGGAGAGAAATGAGTAAGATATCTGAcaagagaaaaagaaatgagCAAAGATTTACCTCTGCACGTTTAAATTCTTGTTTCATAGCATAATCTTTGATAGCTTCAGGATCTGCCTCAAATTCTGCTGATGCTACCTTCAGTTTGTCCTTCTTCAACATTCGGTGATATGTCCTGGACTTGATCTTCTTCACACGTTTTGCTTTCATCTCATGACGAAATAGAAGGCTGCGCATTTTAGCAAGGCGGTTTTGGCGTTCTCTCACATCTTCCACATCAATCTACATAAGTTAATTTAACCTATTTAGCAAAGAATGTTCCAAGGCTTGGAATATGCAGCATAACATTAAACATGTTCAATGAACAAAAACATATTAGTCAGCACTGATATGGTACCTAGTTAAATTCAGTTGAACTGATGAAGTGCAATGAGATCATCAACATACCTTGTTGAGTTCCAGGATTTTGGCACCGTCATTCTTGTGTGCCTCCATTATTTCACTGCTTCGTGTAATCTCAGCCATTCTCTTCTCAAACTCACTCCTTGGTTTAAATTTGCTTGCAATTGCCGCAACGGTGTTCACACCCAAGTTGGCATCATTTTCAAAGAATAGTGTAGGAGCTTCACGGTTGCCCTTCACATTTCTCTCCCACTTTGTGAGCTCACGCTTGAGTTCCTGATTCGCCACGCCACGCTCAAGCTTCTCCCTATCCACTTTTGGAAGTGGGGCAGCCACAATCATTGTTTTTTTCTCCTGCTGCTGCAGCCTCTTACGGACCTTGCTATACCCAGGCTTTCCCTGGATATTATCCAAGAGATCATGAATTGTGACAGGTCCATCACCGTGCTGCAATGGCAGCTCCAACGGCTGTTTCCTCTTCTTTCCTGTTTTTGACAAATTATTTCAGATTCTGAACCACGAATGATATAAACAAACTCAATTTTCACCATCAGCATCAATGGTTCAAGAGAAATGTGATTTTAGCATACATTTTTTAgagttttggcttttctatttATGAGAGCTATTCAACATTGTTCAGCACCTAACGTTTTGGCAGGAAAGAGCAGCCCTTTCAAGCCTTCAACGAAAGATCCATCTCTGTACGCAATGTGTCTATGAGAATACCTTTTATGCAATGTCTAAGGATTCACAAAAAGTTTACCATCAAAGGCTTCTCTAGGCATTCCAGTCGTTTCCTGAAGTATTCTTATCTGCTTCTCCTCATCCTCACCATCGTCATCTTCCTCCATATCCTCACCTTCCTCCGAAGGCACATCCTCATCCTAAAACACAAATGCGAACGCAATTTATCGC encodes the following:
- the LOC101779468 gene encoding uncharacterized protein C57A7.06 isoform X2, which codes for MPKKPAMRRGKPALGPEKKRRHGPRLPTAMRRELDAMGPGGSDDEELSDAGAQDVYEYEEGVPEEEAGKNGRYDAVAKYEYEFDSDASEADEDVPSEEGEDMEEDDDGEDEEKQIRILQETTGMPREAFDGKKRKQPLELPLQHGDGPVTIHDLLDNIQGKPGYSKVRKRLQQQEKKTMIVAAPLPKVDREKLERGVANQELKRELTKWERNVKGNREAPTLFFENDANLGVNTVAAIASKFKPRSEFEKRMAEITRSSEIMEAHKNDGAKILELNKIDVEDVRERQNRLAKMRSLLFRHEMKAKRVKKIKSRTYHRMLKKDKLKVASAEFEADPEAIKDYAMKQEFKRAEERMTLKHKNTSKWAKRILKRGLSVQDEGTRAAITAQLQQNALLTRKMNSMKDDSSSEESSDDDEDENDSEAKILNRGKEKILKVLEEDKEIPNSGVFSLPFMERAMKKQEEAAYEEARQALEDYDDSLRKLEDDNTEQNEDSIKVTGKRTFGPAKNTHEDVNKRQKLHETESSDSEYDSDPAQHLGNNEPTTKQDDIQLGTALLDDEQNDLYKSFDDIMKNPGPKTTFEVGMLAGDSWKKVNSSKGNGNSNVNGVTNKSKLQAPPIVDPNPKGSNPDSDSEEEMVEGFLTMSDTKENYELPSQAELIRQAFAGDDVEAEFEKDKMEVLNEENPEPEKPALVPGWGQWTDIQQKKGLPSWMIKEHAIAKRNREEALKRRKDSKLKHVIISEHVDKKVEKYLVRNLPFPYTSKDVYEQSIRMPIGPDFNPAISVSALNRPAIVKKPGVIIKPIQYEEVDPHMKPDEPKRVIQRVTPHPNAKKASAKQSKGATSHKRK
- the LOC101779468 gene encoding uncharacterized protein C57A7.06 isoform X1, with product MPKKPAMRRGKPALGPEKKRRHGPRLPTAMRRELDAMGPGGSDDEELSDAGAQDVYEYEEGVPEEEAGKNGRYDAVAKYEYEFDSDASEADEDVPSEEGEDMEEDDDGEDEEKQIRILQETTGMPREAFDGKKRKQPLELPLQHGDGPVTIHDLLDNIQGKPGYSKVRKRLQQQEKKTMIVAAPLPKVDREKLERGVANQELKRELTKWERNVKGNREAPTLFFENDANLGVNTVAAIASKFKPRSEFEKRMAEITRSSEIMEAHKNDGAKILELNKIDVEDVRERQNRLAKMRSLLFRHEMKAKRVKKIKSRTYHRMLKKDKLKVASAEFEADPEAIKDYAMKQEFKRAEERMTLKHKNTSKWAKRILKRGLSVQDEGTRAAITAQLQQNALLTRKMNSMKDDSSSEESSDDDEDENDSEAKILNRGKEKILKVLEEDKEIPNSGVFSLPFMERAMKKQEEAAYEEARQALEDYDDSLRKLEDDNTEQNEDSIKVTGKRTFGPAKNTHEDVNKRQKLHETESSDSEYDSDPAQHLGNNEPTTKQDDIQLGTALLDDEQNDLYKSFDDIMKNPGPKTTFEVGMLAGDSWKKVNSSKGNGNSNVNGVTNKSKLQAPPIVDPNPKQQGSNPDSDSEEEMVEGFLTMSDTKENYELPSQAELIRQAFAGDDVEAEFEKDKMEVLNEENPEPEKPALVPGWGQWTDIQQKKGLPSWMIKEHAIAKRNREEALKRRKDSKLKHVIISEHVDKKVEKYLVRNLPFPYTSKDVYEQSIRMPIGPDFNPAISVSALNRPAIVKKPGVIIKPIQYEEVDPHMKPDEPKRVIQRVTPHPNAKKASAKQSKGATSHKRK